TCTGATCCTGCCCGGGGGCACGATGAACATGCTCGCGAAGATATTGCATGGCGATGCGCATCCAGCGGCTATCGTCCATGCCGCGCATCGCGGTGCGCAGCGGGTAGCGTTGCCCTATATCGAGGCCGGAGCCCATCGCGCCTTTGTCGGGCTGATCCTTGGCCCTGCCGCGCATTGGGGGCGGGCACGGGAGGCGGCGCGCGCGGGGCGAATCGCGCGGATGGCGGGTGCGGCGCGCAATGCCTGGCGCCGCACCTTCGGTCGGGGGCTGCGGGTGGACGGAGTTCCGGGAATGGCCGGTCGCTATCAGGCGATTTTCGCAGCCCCCGCCGACACCGGACTGCGAGTCGATGCGATCGACGCGCGCGACTGGGCGAGCATTGCCGAACTGGGCTGGAACTGGCTGACCGGCGACTGGGTCGCGGCACGCGCGGTCACCCAGCGGCAGGCGAAGCGCATCGCGCCGCTGAGCCGTCACCCCGTGCTTGCCTTGTTCGACGGGGAGCCGGTGACGCTGGATGGGGGAACGCCTGTCGGTAGCGGCGTTACGCGACCGATATTCCTTGCGACGCTGGGGGATGCGGCATGACCCGGCTGTTCCATGTCAGCGACATCCATTTTGGCGCGGAGGATCGCGCGGCGCTCGACTGGTTCGCCGCAACGGTCGCCGCCGAGCGACCCGACGCGGTAATCGTCACCGGCGATCTGACGATGCGTGCGCGCCGACATGAATTCGCGGCGGCGCAGGCATGGCTGGAGGCGCTCGGGCGGCCCGTGACTGTCGAGGTCGGAAATCACGATCTGCCCTATTTCAACCTGTGGGCACGGTTCGTCACCCCGTATCGCCGGTTCAAGGCGCTGGAACGCATGATCGAGCGCCCGCTCGACCTGCGCGGGGTGTCGATCGTCCCGCTCAAGACCACTGCGCGCGCGCAATTCCGGCTCAACTGGTCAAAGGGCCATGTCAGCGACCGCGCACTCAGGCGCACGCTGACGCATATCGCCGAGGTGCCCGCGAATCATCTGTTGCTGGTGGCCTGCCATCACCCGCTGATCGAAGCGGGGACGCGCAGCACGTCGCATACCCGCGGCGGACGCGCGGCGCTGGAGGCGCTGGCCGATGCGGGCGCGCACGGCGTGCTGACCGGCCATGTCCATGACCCCTTCGATATCACCCACCCGACTCCCGCCGGCCCGATGCGACTGATCGGCGCAGGGACGCTGTCGGAGCGGGTGCGTGACACTCGACCGTCGTTCAACGAACTCCATGTCGTCGACGGCATGCTGGAGACGCAGGTTCGCGAAATGTCGTGAAAAAGGCCGCCCCGGCGAGGGGCGGCCTTCTCATGCGGCAACGTGATCGATCAGAAGCGGAAGGTGATCGATCCGCGATAGCTCTGCGCCGACAGGTCGGAACGCGCGATCGTCGTGTCCGCGGACAGCGACAGGTCGACCGAACCGGTGCGGAAGGTGATGCCGCCCGACACTTCGCCCCAGTCCTTGTCCTGCCCGTTGAGCGCAAAGGCGACGTCGCCGTTGATCCCGCCGATCAGCGTCGCACCGACAATCGGCGAGCGGTTCTTGAACTCATGGACATAGGTGGCGGTGACGAACGGCCGCAGTCCGTCCGACTTGCCAGCGACGGTCAGGCCGGCACGACCCTGAAGGCTGTTATAGTCCGCACGATTGATGTCGAGTGCCATAGGGCCGCCCGATTCCTGTGCGCTGCCGAAGTCGATCCAGGTGCCCCGCGCCGCAACGCGCGGTGCGATCTCGATCGCATCGGTTCCGGCGTCGAAGCCCAGGCCGACCTCACCGCCCACGACCATTGCGCTGTCCTTGGCGCGCAGCGTGTAGTTGGTGCCCA
The genomic region above belongs to Sphingomonas sp. J315 and contains:
- a CDS encoding metallophosphoesterase family protein produces the protein MTRLFHVSDIHFGAEDRAALDWFAATVAAERPDAVIVTGDLTMRARRHEFAAAQAWLEALGRPVTVEVGNHDLPYFNLWARFVTPYRRFKALERMIERPLDLRGVSIVPLKTTARAQFRLNWSKGHVSDRALRRTLTHIAEVPANHLLLVACHHPLIEAGTRSTSHTRGGRAALEALADAGAHGVLTGHVHDPFDITHPTPAGPMRLIGAGTLSERVRDTRPSFNELHVVDGMLETQVREMS
- a CDS encoding diacylglycerol/lipid kinase family protein; this translates as MKRLWFITNPQSGSASQEKCEALEAVFEERGLALAGRTGFPRDPIPDRAALDAADVDTVVLFAGDGTINTALCALAEWDGAFLILPGGTMNMLAKILHGDAHPAAIVHAAHRGAQRVALPYIEAGAHRAFVGLILGPAAHWGRAREAARAGRIARMAGAARNAWRRTFGRGLRVDGVPGMAGRYQAIFAAPADTGLRVDAIDARDWASIAELGWNWLTGDWVAARAVTQRQAKRIAPLSRHPVLALFDGEPVTLDGGTPVGSGVTRPIFLATLGDAA